From Bos javanicus breed banteng chromosome 5, ARS-OSU_banteng_1.0, whole genome shotgun sequence, the proteins below share one genomic window:
- the LOC133248815 gene encoding olfactory receptor 8S1-like, producing the protein MALRNHSIITEFILTGLSDDPHIQALLFVLFLVIYLLTVMGNLTMLLVIRADSHLHTPMYFFLSNLSFLDLCFSSVTVPKLLKDLLSEKKTISVEGCLTQVFFVFITAGTEAFLLSMMAYDCYAAICHPLLYGQLVSTQLCVKLILASWGLASLNSVIIVLLAVNLDFCEAQTIHHYTCELPSLFPLSCSDVSINIDILICSILLHGLGTFLPVFFSYARIVSTILSISSTTGRSKAFSTCSSHLIAVILFFGSGLIRYLMPTSGSSLDLLSSLQYSAVTPMLNPLIYSLKNMEVKAAVKRTLGKYLQYFK; encoded by the coding sequence ATGGCCTTGAGGAACCACAGCATCATCACCGAGTTTATTCTCACTGGGCTGTCAGATGACCCCCACATCCAGGCTCTGCTCTTTGTCCTCTTCCTGGTGATTTACCTCCTGACCGTGATGGGGAACCTGACGATGCTGTTGGTGATCAGGGctgactcccacctccacacGCCCATGTACTTCTTCTTGAGCAATCTATCATTCCTAGACCTCTGCTTCTCTTCTGTCACTGTGCCCAAGCTCCTGAAGGACCTGCTGTCTGAGAAGAAAACGATCTCTGTCGAGGGCTGCCTGACTCAGGTCTTCTTTGTGTTTATAACTGCAGGGACTGAAGCTTTTCTTCTCTCAATGATGGCCTATGACTGCTATGCTGCCATCTGCCACCCACTGCTCTATGGCCAACTGGTGAGCACCCAGCTCTGTGTAAAGCTTATACTGGCCTCATGGGGCCTGGCCTCTCTCAATTCAGTCATCATTGTGCTTTTGGCTGTTAACCTGGACTTCTGTGAGGCACAAACCATCCACCATTATACCTGTGAGctgccctccctcttccctctgtctTGCTCTGATGTCTCTATCAATATTGACATCCTGATCTGCTCCATCTTACTACATGGTCTTGGAACCTTCCTCCCAGTCTTCTTTTCCTATGCTCGCATTGTCTCCACCATCCTGAGCATCAGCTCCACCACAGGCAGAAGcaaggccttctccacctgctcctcccacctcaTCGCAGTGATCCTGTTCTTTGGGTCTGGTTTGATTCGTTATCTCATGCCCACTTCCGGTTCCTCCCTAGATTTGCTCTCATCCTTGCAGTACAGTGCAgtcacacccatgctgaaccccctCATCTACAGTCTAAAGAACATGGAGGTGAAGGCAGCTGTGAAAAGGACATTGGGGAAATACCTGCAATATTTTAAGTAG